The genomic region GCGGAAGAAAACCTTAAACAGGAATCGCCTCCGGAAACGCCGAAGCAGGATGAGGGAAGCGGATTTTTCTTTAAAGAGAAAAGCCTTATCGGAGCGATTGCGAATACGAGTGAAAACGGCTTTGACGCAGACGGCGAGATGGCAAGTGTTATGCATTACTATGCGGCGTATATTGATGATGAGGTATTACACTCAAGCCGGATCACCGGCGGGGCGTACGGGAAGTTACCGTGGGTGAAAGGAGGCAAAGGCTTTGTGCTTTCTGCGAATGAAAGTAAAAGTTATGACTTCAATGTCGGCTCACATGCGGCAAGCGTCAATACGAGCGTAGGGGTTAACACGGGAGAAAGTAAGCAGATACAAGGTTATCAGGACATAGACGGGGATGGGTACCCTGACCTCTTAAAAACAAGTTCAGAAGGCTTGAGCGTACAGTACGGCAGCGGAGAAGGAGTCTTTAGCCGACCGGGATACCTCGGAGGAGGAGGCTTAAGCACGAACAGCAATAACTCGACGGTGCACGGAGCAGGATTGGGACTGTCGGGAGCGGTACAGACGATACGAACGGTGATCGGCAGCATAAAGAGTCAGTCATTAGCGCCTGCAGGATCGAGCCCCGGGGGAATGAGCCCGAGTGTGGGGGTAAATTTTTCAGACGGCAGACAGTATCAGAGAAGCGGGTTAGTAGACATCAACGGAGACGGCTTACCCGATTACCAACAGGCAGGCGTGGCGAAGCTGAATATCGGAGATGGGTTTACAGCGGCAGGAGCGTGGTGGGGAGAGAATATTTCAAGCGGAAGCGTTAAAAGCGGAGGCGGGAACTTCGGCTTAGGGTTGAATATCGGCGCCGCGCTTGTTTACGGGGGAGGAAACATCGGCGTTAACGTGAACATCTCTCAGACAGCCACCGATACCCTTATCGCCGACATCAACGGAGACGGGCTTCCCGACCTATTAACGGTAAAGGGTGGTAACTATACCGTCAAAGTGAACCGCGGGGCCGGATTCGAGACAGAAGAAAAGACCATTGCGATACGCACCCTCGAAAGTGGGGAGTATGAAGATTATTATAGCAAGTCGCTGAGCCGGCTCGTTGGAACATCGGAGAAGATCCAAGTACCCTATCGGCCGGGCAGTATGAATAAAGGGCTCGATACAAAAAAAATAAACGAGCTATTAAAGACGCCTGAGGCGCTGGAGTTTAACACGAGCCGGAGCGTGGGAGTGTCGGGAAGTCTTTCAGGACAGGTAGGGTTTCCGGTATGGGCAGGGATTAATATCATCTGTAACTTTTCAGGAGGAGCGAGCGGCACCTATAGTGAAAGCGAGGTAAGCTTACGCCTCTTTGACGTAGACGGAGATGGCCTCGCTGACCGCGTCTTCAACATCGGCGGCGCTGATAAGCTGTACGTACAGCGAAACAAGTTAGGGAAAGTAGGCTTATTAAAAACGATAAAGCTACCGACCGGCGGCAGCTATGAGATAGAGTACCAAAGAGTCGGGAACACACGGGAGCTGCCGCAGAGTAAGTATGTGTTAAGCAGTGTAACAATGAACTCAGGGCTGCAGAGTAAGAGTGGAAACATACAAAGCTATAAAACGGAATACACGTACAAAGACGGCTACTATGACCGCAAAGCAAAAGAGTTCTACGGGTTTAAGACAGTAAAGGCGGTAACGGGAACAGGAAAGACGACCGAAACAGAATACTACATCGATGCCTATTACCGCAAAGGGATGGTAAAAAAAGAGACGGTAAGCCATAACGGTGCCGTTTATTCAATAAAAGAGTATGAAACGGATGAAGTCCCTCATGCACGGGTAAAGCGAGAGTGGAACACGATACGGGAAGGATACCGGTCGATACAAACGGAAAGCGAGTATCGCTATGATCGGTACGGCAATGTTACGAGCTTAGAAGATAAGGGAGACGTGAGTAATCCCAACGACGATATTATTGCCCGCATACGCTATTGGGATAGCGGCGATGAGCGGCGCTACTTTAAAGCGCACCCGGAGCGCATCGAAGTGTTGGACGGTAAGAGCGGCAGGCTGTTGCGGAAGCGAGAAGGACGCTATGATAGCCAAACGGGCGCGATAACGGAAGTAAAGCAGTACACCTCAAGCGGCACAAACTTAACCTACACGATAGACTGGGATGAAAGCGGGAACATCAAAACGCTCACGGGCCCAACCGGCAAGAAGGTGAGTTACCGCTACCAAGACGGGATATATGTCACCAAAATAACGGAAGAAGGAAGTAAAGGCGGAGCGCCGTACGAGAGCACACTCCTGTGGGATAGCGCCTTAGGAGTGAAACTGGAAGAAACCGACAGCGCGGGTAACACCATGAAGTACCGCTACGACGGATTCGGACGTGTTATTGAAGTACAAAGCCCCTATGATGATACGGCAGGCACTCCCTACGCAAAGTACGAATACCATACCCCTTCATCTTCTTTCTGGTACACGGTAACGGCAAATAAGCTTACCACCGAAGCGGCCGACACGGCCATTATGAAAACGATAGTCATGCACGACGGCTTAGGCCGCGCCCTCTACACCGCAAAAGAAGGGGAAGTGTACCGAGAAGGAACCGCCGGAGAAACGAATGTCGGCTGGAATATATCAGGGGCGACACACTACGATGAGGCAGGAAGAAAGATAAAAGAAGGAATGCCCTTCTTCTACGGCGGCGATTTACCGGCTGAGCTTGCAAGTAAAGCTTCTTACGCAAGCGTCGAGCAGTTCTATGAAACAAACGACTTTACAGCGCTGCGAAATGAAACCGCGTACACCTACGACGGCATTGACCGCGTAATTAAGACGGTACTGCCCGACGGAAGCGAGCAGAAAAATGAGTACGCGATAGAAGATAATCTACAGATAACAATAGCAACCGACCCGTTAGAGAATAAGAGCGTTACAAAGAAAGACGCGCGCGGAAACATCCGGGAAGTCGAACGCCTCGATAAAAACGACACACGCTTAACCAAAGGCAGATATGAATATTCGGTATTGGGTGAAATGCTGCGCGCATACGACGCAAACGAAAACATTGTCTCGGTAACATACGACCTACTCGGACGGCGTATAGCCTTAGAAAGCAAAGACACCGGAAGGAAAGAATGGCGCTATGATAGCAAAGGGCTTCTTGAAGCGGAATCGGATTCACTGCTGCGTAGTAAATTAAGCGAGATACAGTACCACTACGACGGCTTTGACCGGCTCGTAAAAATAGACTACCCGTTTAGCACCGATGTTGAATACACCTACGGAGTACCCGGCCAAGCCGGAGCCGGAGAGATAGTCCATAAGAAGGATGAATCAGGCGACATACACTACGAGTATGGTAAATTAAGCGAGGTCGTAAAAGAGACGCGGACGATTAAGCGTTACGAGGCCTTAAGCGAACCCGAAACGGCAACCTTTACCTACCGCTCGGACTACTTAGGCCGTATGCAGACCATGAAGTACCCTGACGGGGAGACCATTACCTACACCTACGATAAGGGCGGACAGCTCAAGGGGGTGAGCGGCGTAAAGAACACGATAAAGGGCAGTGAAAACTACAGTTACATCGACACGATTGTCTATGACGAACACGGACAACGTGTGTACATCAAGTACGGTAACGGTGTAGAGACCCGCTACCGCTACGACGATAAACGCCGGTGGTTAAAAGACATTGAAACCAAAAATAGACAGACTGACGAAACCTTCCAAAAGATAAGCTACCGCTTTGATAAAGTCGGCAATGTCTTAGGTTACAGTAACGACGCAAGTGTGTACGAGACGAGCCAGAGCTACACCTACGATAGTTTATACCAGCTTATCGGCGTAGAGGGCACGAGTAATCAGTACAAGGCGATAAAGAGCTTTGGAAGTACGCCGGTACATGTTGCGAAGTACAAGCAAGACTTTGCCTTTGACGGCATCGGAAACATGACACGAAAGGCCAGCACCACGAACCTCCCCGGCGCCCGCGGTAACGCCTACCCGAAAGCAGAGCTTGACTACAGTCTTGATTACGAATACGACCCGGCCTACGCACACCGCTTAATTCATGCCGGAAACCGCTACTACCGCTATGACGCGAACGGTAACATCGCGGCAGAAAAAGACAGCCCGTTTACGGATGATGAAGAGTTTGTCTTTACCTACAACTACGACCCCGACACCGACGTCTACGGCACCGACTACGGCTTCGGCCTTGACGCGCCGAAGGAGACGGAAGAGAGTCATCCTGAGAACCTATTTGCGTACCGCCGTAACTACACGTGGAACGAGAAGAACTTACTTACCAAATCAAGCGACCGCAGCTACACCGTGCACTACCGCTACGGTGAGGACGGCCAGCGTGCCTTAAAGTATACGGAAGAGGGACGTTCTGAAACGCTCTACTTTAATAACTTCTACACGATACACATCCCCGTGCAGGATAAGAACAACCCGCAGGGCTTGAGAGTACACAAACACATCTTTGTGGGGAACTCACGCCTTGTTACTGCGATGACGCATACTGATAATAACGGAGATAACGCCGAGCAGCGCGAGAAGCGGTACTACTACCACTCAGACCACTTAGGCAGCGCCCAATTCGTAACCGATTGGCGAGGGAAGCAGTATGAGCACATCGAGTACACGCCCTACGGAGAACTGTGGATTGAGGAAGTAGCAGCGGGACTGGACAAGCTGCCGTTTAGGTTTACCGGTAAGGAGATGGATGAAGAAACAGGACTCTACTACTACGGTGCGCGCTATCTTGACCCGAAGTATTCGAGATGGCTGAGTGGCGACCCGGCACTGGGTGATTACATACCCAAAGCCCCGACAGACGATGAGGCAAAGAAGTACAACGAGAACTTACCCGGCATGGGTGGGGTGTTTAATGTCGTGAACCTACACCTGTACCATTATGCGGGAAATAACCCTGTGAAGTATACTGACCCGGATGGGAAGTTTATACATATAATAATAGGAGCTGTTGTTGGTGGTAGTCTTGCAGGGGGTGTTTCTGTTGCCACACAGTTCGTAAAGGGAGAAGGAATAGATCTAAAAAAAGTATTATTAGCTGCAGCTGGTGGAGCATTAAGTGGCGGTTTAGCTGCTACAGGAGTTGGATTAGTAGGTCAAGTTTTAGCTAATGGTGCAATATCAGCAACACAAGATATTGTAACTCAATTTGGTTTTGAACATAAAAACTTGTCAAATGCAGACTATCTGGAGCTTGGGTTAGCTTTTATTACAGGATCCGTAGCTGGAAAACTTGGTGGTAAAGGTGCAGATTCTTCGCATATAATGGCAAGTTCGACAAAGCAGCTTTTTCATAGAATTGGGAATGCTATTACTCATAAAACTGGAAAGGATTTAGTATCAGAACTGGGCAAAGCTATTGTATATTATGCAAAGACAAATGGATTAAAATCTATTAGCAAAGATACAGTGTGGAGTATTGTGAAAGGAACAGCACCTTCTGCACTTAACTTAGGCATTGAAATTTATAAAAAAGTAGAAAACATGATGCATGGAGAACAATAAGAATGAATGAACTATTTTTTACCACTCTAGCTTTAGTTTTTTCTAACACTATTATAATACGTCTGGTTTTATTTGCGCTTAGCTCAAATGAATACAGTAAAAAAATTCGGAAACTGATAAAAAGGAGGAATTCAAAATGGATACTAATACAAAGAATTACCGGTATTATTTATTGGAAAGATAAAAATATATTATTGAAAATTTCAGTAATTGTCCTTATTTTATCTTATATTCTTATTTTATATGCTTTGATTATATTAATTCTTTCAAAGGTAAATAATTTAAGCAATACTAGGCTAATTTCAGTACCGCTAAAAATATTTTGTATAATTGCTTCTATTAATTTTGCGTTATTATACACAAGTAAATAGATGAATTTTAAACTTAATGCAACAGGTGATTATATTTTAGTGGAAGTAAAAACCGTCTATCAGGTATTAAGTGATAGTTCATGAGATTATAAAGAGCTTGTTATAAGAGTTTATTCTCTCTTCTCACAGAACGAGTTACGGCCGTATGTGGGAAGCCGTATCAAATCTGTACGCCCTTGTACAGATTTGAGATTATATTTTGCTGACAGCAAAATATGATATTATTTAGAACCACCGCCATCCGTGACGGTAGTGAAGTGGAAAAATATTTTTTAAGGTGAAAACAAATTATTTTTATTCACAGCGTGCTTCTCCTCTCCCCCGGACAGCGATTGAAGCAGAAATCCTTTTTGCCGCTTGTGTAATGCAGGTGCGGTTTTTGAAGCGGCCGAGCGGAAAAACACCGCTTAAAAAAAATAGCAGCGGCAAAAAGATTGAAGCGGAAAGCGCGGTGCCGATACTTGTGTACCTTTGCATTGTATTGATAGTACACAAGTATCGGCAGTCCGCCAAAGAAAGCTGCTCATTAAAAAGAAACACTGTGTCGGAGGTTTTTCCGCTTTCGGCAAGGATTGCCGGAAGCGGAAAAACGAAGCCTTTTGAAAAGAGGCGGAGCAGATACAAGGAGACAGCCGAAAATAAAGCGGAGGCGTATCGGGTATACGTCGAGCATTTATTTTCGGCGTGCGACGCCGTAGATGCCCGCATATTTTCAAAAGGGGACGGGAACATGACACGTAAGATGAGCACCACGAACCTCCCCGGCGCCCGCGGTAACGCCTACCCGAAAGCAGAGCTTGACTATGAGCTCACCTACGAGTACGACCCTGCTTACGCACACCGGCTTGTACACGCAGGAAACCGCTACTACCGCTATGATGCGAACGGCAACATAACGGCAGAAAAAGACGGGCCGTTTACCGAGGAGGATGAGTTTGTCTTTACCTACAACTACGACCCCGACACCGACGTCTACGGCACCGACTACGGCTTCGGCCTTGACGCCCCGAAGGAGACGGAAGAGAGTCATCCTGAAAACCTATTCGCGTACCGCCGTAACTACACATGGAATGAAAAGAACTTACTCACTAAATCGAGCGACCGCAGCTACACCGTGCACTACCGCTACGGTGAGGACGGACAGAGAGCCTTAAAGTATACGGAAGAGGGACGTTCTGAAACGCTGTATTTCAATAACTTCTACACGATACACATCCCTGTGCAGGATAAGAATAACCCGCAAGGCTTGAGAGTACATAAGCACATCTTTGTAGGTAACTCACGGCTTGTTACCGCAATGACCCACACCGATAACAACGGAGACAATGCCGAGCAGCGGGAGAAACGGTATTACTACCACTCAGACCACTTAGGAAGCGCACAATTCGTAACAGACTGGCGAGGCAGGCAATACGAGCACATCGAGTACACCCCCTACGGAGAATTATGGATAGAGGAGGTATCCGCAGGCTTAGATAAGCTGCCGTTTAGGTTTACCGGTAAGGAGATGGATGAAGAGACGGGCTTATACTATTACGGCGCGCGCTACCTTGACCCGAAGTATTCAAGGTGGCTGAGCGGGGATCCGGCATTAAGTGAGTACATTCCAAAAGCCCCGATAGACGACGAAGCCAAGAAGCACAACGAGAATTTACCCGGTATGGGCGGGGTGTTTAATGTGGTGAATCTACATCTATACCACTACGCGGGGAATAATCCGGTGAAGTATACTGACCCGGATGGGAAGAGCCCGTTAAGTTTATTAATTCCGAATCCGGAAAAGATTTCTAAAGAAGATGCAAGGAAATGGATAGATGATAATGTTTGTACAAATAATTTTGGTTTCTTAATATGCCAAGATATGTATACGAAATCTTTTAGAGGTGATACTTCTGATTATGTAAAAGGAAAAGATACATATATTGCTACAGCGATGCGAAATGATACCGATGCTTATGCGAATAAAATAATTAAAACACGATTGAAAGCCGGTATAACGGAAGGTTCTGGTGGTACAACATCTTGGACAAAAAATGATTTAAAATTGTCCGTGGGCTCTTGTGGTTTTTCTTGGAAATTAGATTCTTATGACGAGAAAAATAAAATCGCCACTGTGACGGTTACCGTTACAGACATTTTTGATTTTAACAAAGATGATAAAGGTAATAGAGATGCTGATGCTGAAAAATTGACGGCATTAGGGAGGAAAGCAGAATTATCATCTTATAATGTGGAAGTTACGTATGAACTGCAGATAAAAGTAAGTATACCTTTAACTGAGGAGAAATAAATATGAGAAATATAGCGATACTTCCTTTTATGCTTATTTTTTTGATTGTAGGATGTGATAAAAATACAAGCGATATTGACAAAGAACTCTATAAATTGAGTTATGGTCGATATGAGATTGCAGGAGGAGGAATGTTTGATAAATACTATACGGATTATAAAGGC from Treponema vincentii harbors:
- a CDS encoding toxin TcdB middle/N-terminal domain-containing protein, producing MKGKKRSDGKIGYERAEYFDGKALKGLYLSENEDWNWSVGGKLDISGPQVGAGMGLTKQWSRGESSSEFTDVNRDGYVDFVSKGRYYENDRGRGFKAGIALSGAEKTEIGVSKEEKEEAEKGHYFQEGVQAWRSAVSGEIEIAVEIKEIGSGKLGVWKGVNKGGVLVGECTEKKGYRFTQAVKRGEYIYFATETDNKAEIGESIRAGIRIRYRKIQRDELLGAHIAYELPERMNESPDEVLQHFYQRKSEHDEDGSREYWQLKDSQYAQHLSEQTIEKILEKGYYGYAGDEVAKERFEVFYGRIGSESEQAALKERVQYDAGFEQYVWNGRGSGGGPYSDIINKMSQEQRKEMAGYKSGDGSVRYPLYDGDGKAYYRDRLTLKVNSEREKGERGYEDEKGVEVGLINGKAYRFEKEGEELVLYEQGRRKEGAVVTKEGKNVKAIVEGRSKKGYEFSIELTGRKVGKVISENEYEKGMAEIVEKGIEYRISRVERISEKVYEKIKDKRIQKGSETIAIGTLYEKSGNEWHLKEGAAEEDKKEIVKALKEARRKGKVIIEELPEGEKRIREIGIFTAEERKEVGEEYFEAIGDEYQIKSGISGEGLQQFEKKLKRYESKTYNFPYFTHDKVRGEYRTTREHLAKEEVLKFLAYVGSYYYERVGVCIVYPRESLYEVQGGQIEVVKIQGGKVVTTWEGIQEYRGNENYWIGKYEGKEGIAGFGRYEQMYGGANRWYYGLYSRWGQQRFSVEALFAPNEYEDEYGGKNEKEGAKKVDKERQKLKNQSEAGAPSGEEAKDKVREEIQKRTLGGYSAVQRYGTYAEENLKQESPPETPKQDEGSGFFFKEKSLIGAIANTSENGFDADGEMASVMHYYAAYIDDEVLHSSRITGGAYGKLPWVKGGKGFVLSANESKSYDFNVGSHAASVNTSVGVNTGESKQIQGYQDIDGDGYPDLLKTSSEGLSVQYGSGEGVFSRPGYLGGGGLSTNSNNSTVHGAGLGLSGAVQTIRTVIGSIKSQSLAPAGSSPGGMSPSVGVNFSDGRQYQRSGLVDINGDGLPDYQQAGVAKLNIGDGFTAAGAWWGENISSGSVKSGGGNFGLGLNIGAALVYGGGNIGVNVNISQTATDTLIADINGDGLPDLLTVKGGNYTVKVNRGAGFETEEKTIAIRTLESGEYEDYYSKSLSRLVGTSEKIQVPYRPGSMNKGLDTKKINELLKTPEALEFNTSRSVGVSGSLSGQVGFPVWAGINIICNFSGGASGTYSESEVSLRLFDVDGDGLADRVFNIGGADKLYVQRNKLGKVGLLKTIKLPTGGSYEIEYQRVGNTRELPQSKYVLSSVTMNSGLQSKSGNIQSYKTEYTYKDGYYDRKAKEFYGFKTVKAVTGTGKTTETEYYIDAYYRKGMVKKETVSHNGAVYSIKEYETDEVPHARVKREWNTIREGYRSIQTESEYRYDRYGNVTSLEDKGDVSNPNDDIIARIRYWDSGDERRYFKAHPERIEVLDGKSGRLLRKREGRYDSQTGAITEVKQYTSSGTNLTYTIDWDESGNIKTLTGPTGKKVSYRYQDGIYVTKITEEGSKGGAPYESTLLWDSALGVKLEETDSAGNTMKYRYDGFGRVIEVQSPYDDTAGTPYAKYEYHTPSSSFWYTVTANKLTTEAADTAIMKTIVMHDGLGRALYTAKEGEVYREGTAGETNVGWNISGATHYDEAGRKIKEGMPFFYGGDLPAELASKASYASVEQFYETNDFTALRNETAYTYDGIDRVIKTVLPDGSEQKNEYAIEDNLQITIATDPLENKSVTKKDARGNIREVERLDKNDTRLTKGRYEYSVLGEMLRAYDANENIVSVTYDLLGRRIALESKDTGRKEWRYDSKGLLEAESDSLLRSKLSEIQYHYDGFDRLVKIDYPFSTDVEYTYGVPGQAGAGEIVHKKDESGDIHYEYGKLSEVVKETRTIKRYEALSEPETATFTYRSDYLGRMQTMKYPDGETITYTYDKGGQLKGVSGVKNTIKGSENYSYIDTIVYDEHGQRVYIKYGNGVETRYRYDDKRRWLKDIETKNRQTDETFQKISYRFDKVGNVLGYSNDASVYETSQSYTYDSLYQLIGVEGTSNQYKAIKSFGSTPVHVAKYKQDFAFDGIGNMTRKASTTNLPGARGNAYPKAELDYSLDYEYDPAYAHRLIHAGNRYYRYDANGNIAAEKDSPFTDDEEFVFTYNYDPDTDVYGTDYGFGLDAPKETEESHPENLFAYRRNYTWNEKNLLTKSSDRSYTVHYRYGEDGQRALKYTEEGRSETLYFNNFYTIHIPVQDKNNPQGLRVHKHIFVGNSRLVTAMTHTDNNGDNAEQREKRYYYHSDHLGSAQFVTDWRGKQYEHIEYTPYGELWIEEVAAGLDKLPFRFTGKEMDEETGLYYYGARYLDPKYSRWLSGDPALGDYIPKAPTDDEAKKYNENLPGMGGVFNVVNLHLYHYAGNNPVKYTDPDGKFIHIIIGAVVGGSLAGGVSVATQFVKGEGIDLKKVLLAAAGGALSGGLAATGVGLVGQVLANGAISATQDIVTQFGFEHKNLSNADYLELGLAFITGSVAGKLGGKGADSSHIMASSTKQLFHRIGNAITHKTGKDLVSELGKAIVYYAKTNGLKSISKDTVWSIVKGTAPSALNLGIEIYKKVENMMHGEQ
- a CDS encoding RHS repeat domain-containing protein — protein: MKTNYFYSQRASPLPRTAIEAEILFAACVMQVRFLKRPSGKTPLKKNSSGKKIEAESAVPILVYLCIVLIVHKYRQSAKESCSLKRNTVSEVFPLSARIAGSGKTKPFEKRRSRYKETAENKAEAYRVYVEHLFSACDAVDARIFSKGDGNMTRKMSTTNLPGARGNAYPKAELDYELTYEYDPAYAHRLVHAGNRYYRYDANGNITAEKDGPFTEEDEFVFTYNYDPDTDVYGTDYGFGLDAPKETEESHPENLFAYRRNYTWNEKNLLTKSSDRSYTVHYRYGEDGQRALKYTEEGRSETLYFNNFYTIHIPVQDKNNPQGLRVHKHIFVGNSRLVTAMTHTDNNGDNAEQREKRYYYHSDHLGSAQFVTDWRGRQYEHIEYTPYGELWIEEVSAGLDKLPFRFTGKEMDEETGLYYYGARYLDPKYSRWLSGDPALSEYIPKAPIDDEAKKHNENLPGMGGVFNVVNLHLYHYAGNNPVKYTDPDGKSPLSLLIPNPEKISKEDARKWIDDNVCTNNFGFLICQDMYTKSFRGDTSDYVKGKDTYIATAMRNDTDAYANKIIKTRLKAGITEGSGGTTSWTKNDLKLSVGSCGFSWKLDSYDEKNKIATVTVTVTDIFDFNKDDKGNRDADAEKLTALGRKAELSSYNVEVTYELQIKVSIPLTEEK